In Pedobacter sp. W3I1, one DNA window encodes the following:
- a CDS encoding two-component regulator propeller domain-containing protein, whose translation MKKLFILLCLLFSVHLLWAQPYYFRHYQVENGLSNNTAFCSVQDGNGFMWFGTKDGLNRFDGYSFKTYRHDPDQAGSLGNDLIYALHHDQEQTLWVGTNNGVYQYNPIKESFAIIKETKGMRIMDLASDQRGNLWILSSFKIYLYQKRSKKIQAFTHNAPFDASLVTILKDGSVWISTGKGTLEKYNPKANNFQRFNINGKNAKTEYGWVSRIAGTENGNLLVGTTNQGVKLFNPVTLASKNILRLNDDQTPIFVRDIKKTGPHEFWIATESGIYIYNDENESIIHIKKQYNNDYSLSDNAIYTICLDREGGVWTGSYFGGVNYYSSHTSLFTKYFPQKGTNSISGSDVREITRDRNGNFWIGTEDAGLNKLDVKTGIFKHFLPDGKPGSIAYSNIHGLLVDGDKLWIGTFEHGLDVLDLKTEKVIKHYQAGVGNALRTNFIVTFCKTRSGEILVGTINGIYRYNRKRDDFEPIAGLPFIFYYSVIEDSKGNIWAGSFNDGLFQFNLSKSGYVNYRNIPTDSKSLSHNTVNSVFEDRKQQIWVTTDGGGLCRLDQKTHQFKRYGIKNGFPSNYLFRIEEDAANKFWISSTRGLIHFDPSMGLNKTYTKANGLLTDQFNYSSAYQDEDGRTYFGSVKGLVSFNPANLKATSYQTPVFLTGFQINSSEIGLNGTDSISDKSIVYADTIELNYNQSSFSIDFAALSYLSPEMTEYAYKMTGLYKNWEYLKTNRKVYFTKLAPGNYIFEVKALVEGSSTWSTKNVKLLIKIRPPFYLSPIAYLLYLIAAGAIIFFLVRRYHRKIALKNSRRMEVFEHEKQKEVYQAKIEFFTNVAHEIRTPLTLIIGPMEKLIKQADAVPAIEKNLRIMARNTDRLLKLTNQLLDFRKTETSEFSLNFVKADIAEILKDVFLQFQPAAEQQDIKYNLHIPEKKLLAYIDVEAFYKMISNLTDNAIKYGKTTVQINLSLQDGDKFTVMVKNDGNRIPVEIKDKIFEPFFRAKETEIKAGTGIGLSISKSLAQLHSGELYLDFNDGDFNIFVLELPIHQLIEFNLNGKWKKL comes from the coding sequence TTGAAAAAACTCTTCATCCTTTTATGTCTGTTGTTTTCGGTCCACCTGCTTTGGGCGCAACCTTATTATTTCAGGCATTATCAGGTAGAAAACGGACTTTCTAACAATACGGCATTTTGTAGTGTGCAGGATGGAAACGGTTTTATGTGGTTTGGCACAAAAGATGGTTTAAACCGGTTTGATGGTTATTCTTTTAAAACTTACCGCCACGATCCGGATCAGGCTGGCAGTTTAGGCAACGATTTAATTTACGCGCTCCACCACGATCAGGAACAAACCCTCTGGGTTGGCACCAATAACGGTGTATATCAATACAATCCCATAAAAGAAAGCTTTGCCATTATTAAAGAAACCAAGGGCATGCGCATTATGGATCTGGCTAGCGATCAGCGCGGAAATTTATGGATCTTATCTTCATTTAAAATATATTTATATCAAAAGCGCAGCAAGAAAATACAGGCTTTTACTCATAATGCCCCTTTTGATGCATCATTGGTAACTATTTTAAAAGATGGTAGCGTATGGATCAGTACCGGAAAGGGAACTTTAGAAAAATACAATCCCAAAGCGAATAATTTTCAACGATTTAATATTAATGGTAAAAATGCCAAAACCGAATATGGCTGGGTATCGAGAATTGCAGGAACCGAAAATGGAAATTTACTGGTTGGCACCACCAATCAGGGTGTTAAACTCTTTAATCCAGTCACTTTAGCATCAAAAAATATACTCAGGTTAAACGACGACCAAACGCCAATTTTTGTACGGGATATCAAAAAAACAGGACCTCATGAATTTTGGATTGCCACAGAATCAGGCATTTACATTTACAATGATGAAAATGAATCGATTATCCACATTAAAAAACAATATAATAACGATTATTCTTTAAGTGATAATGCTATTTATACCATCTGCCTCGACCGTGAAGGAGGGGTTTGGACGGGCAGTTATTTTGGAGGCGTAAATTATTATTCGAGCCATACTTCACTGTTTACCAAATACTTTCCGCAAAAAGGTACAAACTCGATCAGTGGAAGCGATGTAAGGGAAATTACCCGAGATAGAAATGGAAATTTCTGGATCGGTACGGAAGATGCCGGGCTGAATAAACTTGATGTAAAAACAGGGATATTTAAACACTTTTTACCCGATGGAAAACCCGGAAGCATTGCCTATTCCAATATCCACGGCTTATTAGTTGATGGAGACAAACTTTGGATTGGCACTTTCGAACATGGATTGGATGTTTTAGACCTGAAAACAGAAAAGGTAATTAAACATTACCAGGCAGGTGTTGGAAATGCCTTACGCACCAACTTTATTGTTACTTTCTGTAAAACACGGTCGGGTGAAATTTTAGTTGGAACCATTAACGGGATTTACCGCTATAACCGCAAACGCGATGATTTTGAACCTATTGCCGGTCTCCCCTTTATTTTTTACTATTCGGTTATCGAAGACAGCAAGGGTAATATCTGGGCAGGTAGCTTTAACGATGGTTTATTCCAGTTTAACTTATCCAAATCAGGCTATGTGAACTACCGAAATATTCCGACAGATTCGAAAAGTTTAAGTCATAACACCGTAAATAGTGTTTTTGAAGATCGTAAACAACAGATTTGGGTAACCACAGACGGTGGTGGACTTTGCAGGCTTGATCAGAAAACGCATCAATTTAAGCGTTATGGCATAAAAAATGGTTTTCCCAGCAATTACCTTTTCCGCATTGAGGAAGATGCCGCAAATAAGTTCTGGATTAGTAGTACCAGGGGCCTTATCCATTTTGACCCCTCTATGGGTTTAAACAAAACCTATACTAAAGCCAACGGATTGCTTACCGATCAGTTCAACTACAGTTCTGCCTATCAGGATGAGGACGGCCGAACCTATTTTGGGAGCGTAAAAGGGCTGGTCAGCTTCAATCCGGCTAATTTAAAAGCAACATCTTACCAAACCCCTGTATTTTTAACCGGGTTTCAGATCAACAGTTCAGAAATAGGTTTAAATGGGACAGATTCTATTTCTGACAAATCGATCGTTTATGCCGATACTATCGAACTTAATTATAACCAATCATCTTTTAGTATCGATTTTGCAGCCTTAAGCTATTTATCGCCCGAAATGACAGAGTATGCTTATAAAATGACAGGGCTTTATAAAAACTGGGAATATTTAAAAACCAACAGGAAGGTTTACTTTACCAAACTAGCCCCAGGGAATTATATTTTTGAAGTGAAAGCTTTGGTTGAAGGAAGTAGTACATGGAGCACCAAAAATGTTAAACTTCTGATCAAAATTCGTCCTCCTTTTTACCTCAGCCCCATTGCATATCTGCTTTACCTGATTGCTGCAGGTGCAATTATTTTCTTCCTGGTGCGAAGGTACCACCGAAAAATTGCGCTAAAAAACAGCAGGCGGATGGAAGTTTTTGAGCATGAAAAACAAAAAGAAGTTTATCAGGCAAAAATCGAATTCTTCACGAATGTTGCCCACGAAATCAGAACTCCGCTCACCTTGATTATCGGGCCGATGGAGAAACTGATTAAACAGGCCGATGCCGTACCCGCCATAGAAAAGAATTTACGGATTATGGCCCGAAACACCGATAGATTGCTCAAATTAACCAATCAGTTATTGGATTTCAGAAAAACTGAAACCAGCGAATTTTCACTGAACTTTGTAAAGGCCGATATAGCTGAGATCCTAAAAGATGTATTTCTCCAGTTTCAACCCGCTGCAGAACAGCAAGACATTAAGTACAACCTTCATATACCCGAAAAAAAACTCCTGGCTTATATCGATGTAGAGGCTTTTTACAAAATGATCAGCAATTTGACAGACAATGCCATCAAATATGGGAAAACCACTGTACAAATCAACTTATCATTGCAGGATGGCGATAAATTTACTGTGATGGTTAAAAACGATGGAAACAGAATCCCTGTAGAAATTAAGGACAAGATATTCGAACCATTTTTTAGGGCTAAGGAAACAGAAATAAAGGCAGGAACCGGAATAGGTTTATCGATTTCAAAATCGCTTGCACAACTGCATAGCGGGGAACTTTATTTAGATTTTAATGATGGTGATTTTAATATATTTGTATTAGAACTGCCTATCCATCAACTTATAGAATTTAACCTGAACGGAAAATGGAAGAAATTGTAG
- a CDS encoding response regulator, translating into MEEIVGTLTIKDTEDMERPVVLLVDDNEDILDFISDDLEEKYRVLQARNGIEALEILHHEIVQLIISDVMMPEMDGFEFCAKVKSTLEFSHIPVILLTAKNSLQSKIEGLELGADAYVEKPFSPEFLQVQISSLIKNRNKIKEYFASSPLLHLKSIAYSKADELFLEKLQDIINKNISDQDLDVEHLAEKMNMSRPTLYRKIKSISNLSPNELINLARLKKAAELLNEGILKIYEISEMVGYSSQSHFGRNFAKQFGMSPTDYVNSKTSDKKKP; encoded by the coding sequence ATGGAAGAAATTGTAGGCACGCTTACCATAAAAGATACTGAAGATATGGAAAGGCCTGTAGTGTTATTGGTTGATGACAACGAAGATATCCTTGATTTCATTTCAGATGATCTGGAAGAAAAATATCGTGTTCTACAAGCCAGGAACGGCATAGAAGCATTAGAAATATTACATCATGAAATTGTTCAACTCATTATCAGCGATGTGATGATGCCTGAAATGGACGGCTTCGAATTTTGTGCAAAAGTTAAATCTACCTTAGAATTCAGCCATATCCCCGTGATCTTGCTTACCGCGAAAAATTCGTTGCAATCTAAAATTGAAGGTTTAGAGCTGGGCGCCGATGCCTATGTAGAAAAGCCCTTTTCGCCAGAATTTCTTCAAGTGCAGATTTCGAGTCTGATTAAAAACAGGAATAAGATTAAGGAATATTTCGCCAGTTCCCCCCTCCTCCACCTTAAAAGCATTGCCTATTCTAAGGCAGATGAGTTGTTTTTAGAAAAATTACAGGATATCATTAACAAAAACATTAGCGATCAGGATCTGGATGTAGAACATCTGGCAGAAAAGATGAACATGAGCCGGCCAACCTTATACCGGAAAATCAAATCTATTTCTAACCTGAGTCCGAATGAACTGATTAATTTAGCCCGACTAAAAAAAGCTGCAGAACTTTTAAATGAAGGGATCCTAAAAATTTATGAAATCTCAGAAATGGTTGGTTATAGCTCTCAATCTCACTTTGGAAGAAACTTTGCCAAACAGTTCGGCATGTCGCCAACCGACTATGTAAACAGTAAAACTTCAGATAAAAAAAAGCCTTAA
- a CDS encoding DoxX family protein, with the protein MNMLKKIQNWGDHHHPKWLDYFRILLGLILIWKGIDFYINMQAFSNLMRGAFLGTAVSISLLAHLIIMLHIIGGLAIALGTHTRIFCLVNLPILIGAVFFINSSGGIFKPYSEFWFSLSVLVGLVCFAIEGNGILSVDRDKVYPKEAL; encoded by the coding sequence ATGAACATGCTTAAGAAAATCCAAAACTGGGGCGATCATCATCACCCAAAATGGTTAGACTATTTTAGAATCTTATTAGGCCTTATTTTAATTTGGAAGGGCATTGATTTTTATATCAATATGCAAGCCTTTAGTAATTTAATGAGGGGCGCTTTCTTAGGCACAGCTGTGAGCATTAGCTTACTGGCACACCTGATCATTATGTTACACATCATCGGGGGGCTGGCCATTGCCTTAGGTACACACACCCGCATATTCTGTTTGGTTAATTTACCGATACTCATTGGTGCAGTATTCTTTATCAATAGCTCTGGTGGTATTTTTAAGCCTTACTCAGAATTTTGGTTTTCGCTTTCTGTATTGGTCGGATTGGTTTGTTTCGCCATTGAAGGAAACGGAATATTATCTGTCGACAGAGACAAAGTTTATCCCAAAGAGGCGCTTTAG
- a CDS encoding DUF6443 domain-containing protein, protein MKQHLKYFCAAALLLLCSRSSAQKVVSAYNGESEISAPLSVTLIDGFHTMGPVRIFTTGLSYVDCVPLTSTPSTNQNFILTRTFKQPVTDATIGNSRSVCDENQSIQYFDGLGRPLQTVQVEGSPGFKDIVQHIAYDAFGREAVKYLPYAAQSTNNGAYQADVLTHQADYYSNSTGWDANVVKTPVPYSVTVFEASPLNRVEQQGSPGAAWQPVTGRTVVSEYGTNVAGDVRKWTVSSTGASSVYSFYDAGKLYRSTIKDENWVPGDVRTGTTDEYKDLEGRVVLKRVWETDIKSLSTYYVYDDYGNLRYVLPPAVNLNTDRLSAEIDGFNEADDVFKDFMYGYHYDDRKRLTEKKIPGKDWEYMVYNTLDQVVLTQDKIQRNSGQWLFTKYDAFGRVAITGLYTDSRERGPMQDYVNSLLNDSSYQLWEVRNNGNESGTYTGYSNNAFPKIVTYYHGINYYDNYNFYNNTFGLPVLPQVGNDRAKTLLTGTRTTILGTGTMLLSVNYYDEDGQVIQSKSENHLNGVNVGTDVVDNEWNFDGSLKKSTRVHVGNGSTTTIANSYIYDHVGRKKATKSRINGGDLVTLNSFNYNEIGQLIDKAQHSTDDVNFAQHTAYTYNERGWLTSQNSGLFTFSLGYNSGSAPQYNGNISRQTYTNGGPSNTFNYSYDRLNRLTVSSAGNNLGESLSFDVMGNIKTLSRDNYGTNDYHIDQYKGNQLKAISGFTNGTYTYDENGNLIIDGPNGNNISYNYLDLPLQVSGNKSVSYTYDATGKKLIKVSAVNGRIDYLDGIVYKPDGTIDFIQTEEGIARNSSGTYSYEYNLNDHLGNVRASFLKNPTSGVVEAVQRNDYYAFGLTKVATGGTNKYLYNSKELQEELGQYDYGARFYDPLIGRWNVVDPLAEKVYSVSPYAYTDNNPANNVDPNGMETYSGQQAQDWFRQLQSQYSSKEDGDDGWLQKVLAALGIGPKNGPRSTDDAKEISENWGPVNQLTKRANHADEKVSDMFVIGGLYQVMKYGTGTFSERPSYFAAAMGLTSASFDALGAFELAGAYKSLAELGLKDGLKKSADEVLELAQKFLGKGYKEPVPGSGRFISADGKRAFRMGERDITGAHGGGPHVNFETFVPNPQKPGKLMREDNYHIFLTN, encoded by the coding sequence ATGAAACAACATCTAAAATATTTCTGTGCCGCGGCCTTGCTATTGCTCTGCAGCCGCTCTTCGGCCCAAAAGGTTGTATCGGCTTATAACGGGGAAAGCGAAATCAGTGCACCGTTAAGTGTAACACTGATCGATGGCTTTCATACTATGGGGCCTGTACGTATTTTCACCACAGGGCTGAGTTATGTAGACTGCGTGCCCCTGACCTCAACGCCAAGTACCAATCAGAACTTTATCCTAACGCGTACCTTTAAACAGCCCGTAACCGATGCTACCATTGGCAACAGCCGTAGTGTCTGCGATGAAAACCAGAGTATCCAATATTTCGATGGCCTTGGGAGACCATTGCAGACCGTTCAGGTAGAGGGAAGCCCTGGTTTTAAGGACATTGTACAGCATATAGCCTATGATGCCTTTGGCCGGGAAGCGGTGAAATACCTGCCTTATGCTGCACAGTCAACAAACAACGGGGCTTATCAAGCGGATGTACTAACCCATCAGGCGGACTATTACAGCAACAGCACCGGCTGGGACGCAAATGTGGTTAAAACGCCGGTACCTTACAGCGTAACAGTGTTCGAGGCTTCACCTTTGAACCGGGTGGAACAGCAGGGCTCGCCGGGTGCAGCCTGGCAACCTGTTACAGGCCGGACAGTAGTAAGCGAATACGGTACCAATGTGGCGGGGGATGTCAGGAAATGGACCGTGAGCAGTACAGGTGCGAGTTCAGTGTACAGTTTTTATGATGCGGGGAAACTTTACAGGTCGACTATAAAAGATGAGAACTGGGTACCGGGAGATGTAAGGACGGGTACAACAGATGAATACAAGGACCTGGAAGGACGGGTAGTGCTGAAGCGTGTCTGGGAAACGGATATTAAAAGCCTTTCTACCTATTATGTTTATGATGATTACGGCAATCTGCGCTATGTACTGCCACCGGCAGTCAACCTGAACACTGATAGGTTATCCGCTGAGATCGATGGTTTTAATGAAGCCGATGATGTGTTTAAGGATTTTATGTACGGCTATCATTACGATGACCGGAAACGGTTAACCGAGAAAAAGATCCCTGGCAAGGACTGGGAATATATGGTGTACAATACCCTGGACCAGGTGGTATTGACCCAAGATAAAATACAGCGTAATTCGGGCCAATGGCTGTTTACTAAATATGATGCTTTTGGCCGTGTGGCGATCACCGGGCTATATACCGATTCAAGGGAACGTGGGCCTATGCAGGATTATGTAAACAGTCTGCTCAATGATAGCTCCTATCAGTTATGGGAGGTGCGCAACAACGGTAATGAAAGCGGTACCTATACCGGTTATAGCAATAATGCTTTTCCAAAGATTGTGACCTATTACCATGGTATTAATTACTATGACAACTATAATTTCTATAACAATACTTTCGGGCTGCCGGTGTTGCCGCAGGTTGGGAATGATCGTGCCAAAACCCTGCTAACGGGCACTCGGACTACAATACTGGGTACGGGCACGATGCTGCTGAGCGTGAACTACTATGATGAGGACGGACAGGTTATCCAGTCGAAGAGCGAGAACCACCTGAACGGAGTCAATGTAGGTACCGATGTGGTGGATAATGAATGGAATTTTGACGGTAGTTTAAAGAAAAGCACACGTGTGCATGTAGGGAACGGTTCCACGACCACCATTGCCAACAGTTATATCTATGACCATGTGGGCAGGAAAAAAGCAACCAAATCCCGGATCAACGGCGGCGATCTGGTAACCTTAAACAGCTTCAATTACAATGAGATCGGACAGCTGATCGATAAGGCGCAGCACAGTACAGATGACGTGAACTTTGCGCAGCACACGGCTTATACCTATAACGAGCGGGGCTGGCTAACTAGCCAGAACAGCGGGCTGTTTACCTTCAGCCTGGGTTATAACAGCGGCAGTGCGCCGCAGTACAACGGAAATATATCCCGTCAGACGTATACCAATGGCGGACCGTCCAATACTTTTAATTATAGCTATGACCGGCTGAACCGTTTAACAGTGTCCAGTGCGGGTAACAACCTGGGTGAGAGCCTGAGCTTTGATGTGATGGGGAATATAAAAACCCTCAGCAGGGATAACTATGGGACAAATGACTACCACATCGATCAGTATAAAGGCAACCAGTTAAAGGCTATCAGTGGTTTTACCAATGGGACTTACACCTATGATGAGAACGGCAACCTGATCATTGACGGCCCTAATGGAAATAATATCAGTTATAACTATCTGGACCTACCCCTACAGGTAAGCGGGAACAAGAGTGTAAGTTATACTTATGATGCTACTGGGAAAAAACTGATCAAGGTCAGTGCAGTAAATGGCAGGATCGATTACCTCGATGGGATTGTGTACAAACCCGATGGAACTATTGATTTCATCCAGACCGAGGAAGGGATCGCGCGTAATAGCAGTGGGACTTACAGTTACGAGTATAACCTGAATGACCACTTGGGCAATGTGCGGGCGAGTTTTCTGAAGAACCCAACCTCAGGAGTAGTTGAAGCTGTTCAGCGGAATGACTATTATGCTTTTGGGTTGACGAAGGTTGCAACTGGCGGAACAAATAAATATCTTTACAATAGCAAGGAATTGCAGGAAGAGCTGGGGCAGTATGATTATGGAGCAAGGTTCTATGATCCGTTGATCGGAAGATGGAATGTGGTGGATCCATTAGCGGAAAAAGTTTATTCAGTTAGTCCTTATGCTTATACTGACAATAACCCCGCAAATAATGTAGATCCAAATGGAATGGAGACTTATAGCGGGCAACAGGCTCAGGATTGGTTCCGCCAATTGCAAAGTCAATACTCTTCTAAGGAAGATGGGGACGATGGCTGGCTGCAAAAAGTTCTTGCAGCATTAGGTATTGGCCCTAAGAATGGCCCAAGGAGTACGGATGACGCGAAAGAAATCTCGGAAAATTGGGGGCCTGTCAACCAACTAACAAAGCGCGCAAATCATGCAGACGAAAAAGTAAGTGATATGTTCGTTATTGGCGGTTTGTATCAGGTCATGAAATATGGTACTGGTACTTTCTCTGAACGACCAAGCTATTTTGCTGCTGCTATGGGTTTAACGTCGGCAAGTTTTGATGCACTGGGAGCATTTGAGCTTGCAGGAGCTTATAAATCTCTAGCTGAACTTGGCTTGAAAGATGGATTAAAGAAATCAGCTGATGAGGTACTAGAACTTGCTCAAAAGTTTTTAGGGAAAGGTTATAAAGAACCTGTACCAGGAAGCGGAAGATTTATTTCAGCAGATGGGAAACGTGCATTCAGAATGGGAGAAAGGGATATAACTGGAGCACACGGAGGGGGACCACATGTTAATTTTGAAACTTTTGTACCTAATCCTCAAAAACCAGGTAAGCTGATGAGAGAAGATAATTATCATATTTTTTTAACTAACTAA
- a CDS encoding RICIN domain-containing protein — protein MKMKKMSLFLCMLLLILSSSCKKVIESDTQEPKLNGVIRSAEVNAGILLAGNHTGGILHTEADFERMRVKVNANTQPWKGSWDLLLQSPYSASTWTSHATSIVIRGGTGDNVAVLYRDVAAAYQNALIWRITGNTANGDAAKNILNGWANTLTELNGNADRFLAAGIFGYQLANAAEMMRNYSGFDVAAFKAMLLNVFYIRNNDFLLNHNTACITNYWANWDLCNMASVLAIGIFCDDQAKIDQAVNYFKTGAGNGSILHAVPFLHPDGLGQWQESGRDQGHALLGIGLMGSICEMAWNQGIDLYGYSNNRFMQGAEYVASYNNGNTVPFTTYNWGSGTTCAPMSHTVVSVAGRGEMRPIYEMVYNHYANRMGLSVPNSAARAALHRPEGGPGGHATTFDQPGYGSLTFYRDASSKPINNGTYKLKNKASNKMLDNAGSTVNGAIIKQYGNGTSNNQKWVVAYSNGFYKINCVTGGKYLDSGGNTANGSNVLQWQSSASLNQQWTIVDLGNGYCKIFNRANGVCLDSGGGTADGASMVFWSNSNSNNQQWAFVAP, from the coding sequence ATGAAAATGAAAAAAATGAGTTTATTTCTTTGTATGCTCCTGTTAATTTTAAGCAGCTCGTGCAAAAAAGTAATAGAATCTGATACTCAGGAACCTAAATTAAATGGAGTGATAAGATCAGCTGAAGTTAACGCTGGGATTTTATTGGCAGGCAACCATACAGGAGGAATCCTTCACACTGAAGCAGATTTCGAAAGGATGAGGGTAAAGGTAAACGCTAATACCCAGCCATGGAAGGGAAGCTGGGATCTGCTATTGCAAAGTCCTTATTCTGCATCAACATGGACATCCCACGCTACCTCGATCGTAATCCGTGGCGGTACAGGTGATAATGTGGCAGTGTTGTACCGCGATGTTGCGGCAGCTTATCAGAATGCCCTAATATGGAGAATAACCGGTAATACGGCGAATGGAGATGCGGCAAAGAATATTTTAAACGGATGGGCGAACACTTTAACAGAATTGAACGGAAATGCAGATCGTTTTTTGGCCGCAGGGATTTTTGGCTATCAGTTGGCTAATGCTGCAGAAATGATGCGCAACTATAGCGGCTTTGATGTTGCTGCTTTTAAAGCGATGTTGTTGAATGTTTTTTATATTCGGAACAATGACTTTTTACTGAACCACAATACCGCGTGCATCACAAACTATTGGGCAAATTGGGACTTGTGTAATATGGCCTCTGTTTTGGCAATCGGCATTTTTTGTGATGATCAGGCAAAAATTGATCAGGCTGTCAATTACTTCAAAACCGGTGCTGGCAATGGATCGATTTTGCATGCGGTACCTTTTCTGCATCCTGACGGCCTTGGGCAATGGCAGGAGAGTGGACGAGACCAGGGACATGCACTATTGGGTATAGGTTTGATGGGCTCGATCTGTGAAATGGCATGGAATCAGGGAATAGATCTTTACGGATATTCCAATAACCGTTTCATGCAGGGAGCTGAGTATGTGGCCAGTTATAACAATGGCAATACTGTACCTTTTACTACCTACAATTGGGGCAGCGGCACAACCTGTGCACCTATGTCGCACACGGTAGTGTCTGTAGCAGGACGCGGCGAAATGAGGCCGATATATGAAATGGTCTATAATCACTATGCAAACAGGATGGGACTTTCTGTTCCAAATTCGGCAGCAAGGGCAGCGTTGCACCGCCCGGAAGGTGGGCCTGGTGGTCATGCAACTACCTTTGATCAGCCTGGCTACGGGTCTTTGACATTTTACCGTGATGCATCAAGCAAGCCAATAAACAACGGGACTTATAAACTGAAAAACAAGGCCAGTAACAAGATGCTGGATAATGCCGGTTCTACTGTAAATGGTGCTATCATCAAACAATACGGCAATGGAACCAGTAACAACCAGAAATGGGTAGTTGCCTATTCGAATGGTTTTTATAAGATAAACTGCGTAACGGGAGGGAAATACCTGGACAGCGGGGGCAATACGGCTAATGGTTCCAATGTCTTGCAATGGCAAAGTAGTGCGAGCCTTAATCAACAATGGACAATTGTTGATCTTGGTAACGGGTATTGTAAAATATTCAACAGGGCAAATGGAGTCTGTTTAGATAGCGGCGGCGGAACTGCTGATGGCGCTTCAATGGTGTTTTGGTCCAATTCAAATAGTAATAATCAACAGTGGGCATTTGTAGCCCCATAA
- a CDS encoding AraC family transcriptional regulator translates to MAINVGKDYGAWKKVGGELEELPLQSRVIKESSNKYAFSFSDAELLQITTPDLYIVYGDVKFKEHKMYFRPTNELPDMVKLRFTLSGNGSIYNQVNKRQYIFNSNQQNIIYMPELDGTGEYDTTRPYQFFEVHFAKERFLQLAENSNPSLQALADHLDAGQYSQLADYNLPVSWAMKNCIYEIINCNYTGSLKLAFIDSKCIELLVLQAEAFEKARGKTERSPVLAAYDQERIYHAREYLVNHLDAPPSITELAKICGINEFKLKQGFKGLFDRSIFGYLTDYKLNYARELLLEGTPIKAVAFQLGYSSVPHFSNAFRKKFAVSPGKLI, encoded by the coding sequence ATGGCAATCAATGTGGGTAAGGATTATGGAGCCTGGAAAAAGGTGGGTGGCGAGTTAGAGGAACTTCCTCTTCAGTCGCGGGTAATTAAGGAAAGCAGCAACAAGTATGCTTTTTCTTTCAGCGACGCCGAATTACTGCAGATCACCACCCCAGATCTTTATATCGTATATGGTGATGTTAAGTTTAAGGAGCACAAAATGTATTTCAGGCCAACCAATGAGTTGCCGGATATGGTTAAATTGCGATTTACGTTGTCTGGTAATGGATCCATATATAACCAGGTTAACAAGCGGCAATATATTTTCAACTCAAACCAGCAAAACATTATTTATATGCCCGAGCTGGATGGAACAGGGGAATATGATACCACACGTCCTTACCAGTTTTTTGAAGTCCATTTCGCTAAGGAAAGGTTTCTGCAACTTGCTGAAAATTCAAATCCTTCCCTCCAGGCATTGGCTGATCACCTGGATGCAGGACAATATTCGCAGTTAGCGGATTACAATCTTCCCGTCTCCTGGGCGATGAAGAACTGCATCTATGAAATTATCAATTGCAACTACACAGGTAGTTTAAAATTGGCTTTTATCGATTCGAAATGTATAGAATTGCTGGTGCTGCAGGCGGAGGCTTTTGAAAAAGCGAGGGGCAAAACGGAGCGTTCACCCGTGTTGGCTGCCTATGACCAGGAGCGTATTTATCATGCCAGGGAATACCTGGTTAACCATCTTGACGCGCCTCCCTCTATTACCGAACTTGCAAAGATTTGTGGCATTAATGAATTTAAACTTAAACAGGGATTTAAAGGACTATTTGATCGCAGTATATTTGGCTATCTGACGGATTATAAACTGAATTATGCCCGGGAGCTGCTGCTTGAAGGTACGCCCATAAAGGCGGTTGCATTTCAGTTGGGTTATTCTTCCGTTCCTCATTTTAGCAATGCCTTTCGGAAAAAGTTTGCCGTTTCTCCGGGAAAGTTAATTTAG